One stretch of Methanobacteriaceae archaeon DNA includes these proteins:
- the trxB gene encoding thioredoxin-disulfide reductase, whose amino-acid sequence MEKYDLIIIGSGPGGLTAGIYGGRQGTKTLMLDKGPAGGQGLEVPMMENYPGYEIIAGVSLIAQKKKQALKLAELHEMEEVTSIEPLGRIYKISTTKQEYHANSIILSTGSRHRPLNVPGETEFLGKGVCYCATCDGPLFAGKDVLMIGGGNSAAQEALFLKNIGCNVTIVHRRDQLRADKYLKEKLEEHEIPIIWDSDVEEIKGNVFVETVVLNNKKTSQKTEVSVSGVFIAIGDEPINQLAKDLGLDIDHNGYIITDKFQRTNLERVYAAGDITGGVNQWIVACSEGAVAATAAFEDLQKM is encoded by the coding sequence ATGGAAAAATACGACTTAATAATCATTGGATCCGGGCCCGGTGGCCTTACTGCAGGAATATATGGAGGCAGACAGGGCACCAAAACTTTAATGCTGGATAAAGGGCCTGCTGGCGGTCAGGGACTGGAAGTTCCTATGATGGAGAACTATCCTGGTTACGAAATAATAGCTGGGGTGAGTTTAATAGCTCAAAAGAAAAAACAGGCCTTAAAATTAGCTGAACTACATGAAATGGAAGAAGTTACCTCCATTGAACCTTTGGGGCGAATTTATAAAATTTCAACCACCAAACAGGAATATCATGCCAATTCTATTATTCTATCCACCGGTAGTCGTCACCGGCCTCTAAATGTTCCAGGAGAAACAGAATTTTTAGGCAAGGGAGTTTGTTACTGTGCAACTTGTGATGGACCATTATTCGCTGGAAAAGATGTTTTAATGATAGGTGGTGGCAACAGTGCAGCCCAAGAGGCCCTATTTCTTAAAAATATTGGGTGCAATGTAACTATTGTCCACAGAAGGGATCAGCTTCGAGCAGATAAATATCTAAAGGAAAAACTGGAAGAACATGAAATACCAATAATTTGGGATTCTGATGTAGAAGAAATAAAAGGAAATGTCTTTGTGGAAACCGTGGTTTTAAATAATAAAAAGACTTCCCAAAAAACTGAGGTTTCAGTTAGTGGTGTTTTCATTGCCATTGGTGATGAACCTATTAATCAACTGGCTAAGGATTTAGGCTTAGACATTGATCACAATGGTTACATAATAACTGATAAGTTTCAGAGAACTAACTTGGAACGTGTTTATGCCGCGGGAGACATTACTGGTGGTGTGAATCAGTGGATTGTGGCCTGTAGTGAAGGTGCAGTTGCGGCAACAGCTGCTTTTGAAGATTTACAGAAAATGTGA
- a CDS encoding GMP synthase subunit A: protein MKILVVNNHGQYNHRIHRTLHYLKIPSELVSNELSLDEIKEKEPAGLVLGGGPSIDRVGNCIEFIEELDLPVLGICLGHQLIAKAFGGEVATADAQSYAQIELEILNENDIFQGLGPKMNVWASHQDEIKKMPENFDVLAQSTLCDVEAMKHHNKPIYGIQFHPEVQHTENGPKVFENFYEVCKKV from the coding sequence ATGAAAATCCTGGTTGTAAATAATCACGGCCAATATAATCACCGAATTCATAGAACACTTCATTATTTAAAGATTCCATCTGAACTAGTATCTAATGAACTTTCTTTAGATGAAATAAAAGAAAAAGAGCCTGCTGGCCTGGTTCTAGGTGGAGGCCCATCTATAGATCGTGTGGGAAATTGTATAGAATTCATTGAAGAATTGGATCTTCCGGTTCTGGGAATTTGTTTAGGCCATCAATTAATTGCCAAAGCATTCGGCGGAGAAGTGGCTACGGCAGACGCTCAAAGTTACGCCCAAATAGAACTGGAAATTCTGAATGAAAATGATATATTCCAGGGATTAGGCCCCAAAATGAATGTGTGGGCATCTCACCAGGATGAGATTAAAAAAATGCCTGAAAACTTTGATGTGCTGGCCCAATCCACCCTATGTGATGTGGAAGCTATGAAACACCATAACAAACCAATTTACGGTATTCAATTCCACCCCGAAGTTCAACACACTGAAAACGGGCCTAAAGTATTTGAAAACTTTTACGAAGTTTGTAAAAAAGTTTAA
- the guaA gene encoding glutamine-hydrolyzing GMP synthase, with product MLNPSDFIKESIEEIKKTVGDETAVIGLSGGVDSSVASVLTKEALGDNLIAVFVDHGLLREGEAEYVQKTFEPRLNFRCVDASEEFLDALEGVSDPEEKRKIIGKIFIDVFERVAEEVGAKFLVQGTIAPDWIESEGKIKSHHNVALPHGLVLEIVEPIRELYKDEVRIVGTELGIPDELVNRQPYPGPGLAVRVTGKLSHEKISICRKANAIVEEEVQKVGVDKELWQYFAVLTDTKVTGVKGDIRDYGYLVVLRMVASMDAMTAHVPELPWDMVKTISRRITAEIPEVTHVSLSVSDKPPSTIEFA from the coding sequence ATGTTGAATCCATCTGATTTTATTAAAGAATCTATTGAAGAAATAAAGAAAACTGTTGGGGACGAAACTGCAGTAATAGGACTTTCTGGAGGCGTTGACAGTTCTGTTGCATCAGTTCTGACTAAAGAAGCCTTGGGAGATAATTTGATTGCTGTTTTTGTTGACCACGGACTTTTAAGAGAAGGAGAAGCAGAATACGTTCAAAAAACATTTGAACCCCGCTTAAATTTCAGGTGCGTAGATGCTTCTGAAGAGTTTTTAGATGCCCTGGAAGGTGTAAGCGATCCTGAAGAAAAGCGAAAAATAATCGGAAAAATATTTATTGACGTCTTTGAAAGAGTGGCCGAAGAGGTAGGGGCCAAATTCCTGGTTCAGGGAACCATCGCTCCCGACTGGATTGAAAGTGAAGGGAAAATTAAATCCCACCATAATGTGGCCTTACCCCACGGACTGGTTTTAGAAATAGTTGAACCAATAAGAGAACTCTACAAAGACGAAGTAAGGATAGTAGGTACTGAACTGGGGATTCCAGATGAACTGGTAAATCGTCAGCCTTATCCCGGGCCTGGCCTGGCCGTAAGAGTTACTGGTAAATTATCCCATGAGAAAATATCTATTTGCAGAAAGGCCAATGCTATTGTGGAAGAAGAAGTTCAAAAGGTCGGTGTAGATAAAGAACTATGGCAATATTTCGCCGTTTTAACCGATACCAAGGTTACCGGTGTTAAAGGAGACATTAGAGATTATGGTTACTTGGTAGTGCTTAGAATGGTGGCCTCCATGGACGCCATGACTGCTCACGTGCCCGAACTTCCTTGGGACATGGTTAAGACCATTTCACGGAGAATAACCGCTGAGATTCCAGAAGTAACTCATGTTTCATTGTCGGTTAGTGATAAACCACCAAGCACTATTGAGTTTGCTTAA
- a CDS encoding 2-dehydropantoate 2-reductase, with protein MNQKAEIKNICIYGTGGVGGFFGGQMAHNLEKLGDESLKISFIARGEHLIKIQEDGLILKTPKKEITTHPNIAVDNFKELESPDLILISVKGYDLDEVLDEISKNINEDTIILPLLNGIDIYHRIREKISKCLILPACVYVGTHIEKPGVVTQSGGDGKIIFGQDPEFPDCSVNSVVNLFDHLNINYEYQENALPAIWEKYMFIASFGLVSAAYNKTLGEIMENNELKDSVKIIMEEIVAIAEFEGVNLRKTIIEDSLEKGNNFPYETTTSYHKDLMKGKNNEGDLFGGTIIRLANKYDVKTPVTEKMYSKIKNK; from the coding sequence ATGAATCAGAAAGCTGAAATAAAAAATATTTGTATTTATGGAACTGGGGGCGTGGGGGGATTTTTCGGTGGCCAAATGGCACATAATCTGGAAAAATTGGGTGATGAATCATTAAAAATAAGTTTCATAGCTCGGGGCGAGCATTTAATAAAAATTCAAGAAGATGGGTTAATTTTAAAAACACCTAAAAAAGAGATCACTACCCATCCAAACATAGCCGTAGATAATTTTAAAGAACTGGAATCTCCAGATTTAATTTTAATCTCTGTAAAAGGTTATGATTTGGATGAAGTCTTGGATGAAATTTCTAAAAATATTAATGAGGATACTATAATACTTCCTTTATTAAATGGAATTGATATATACCACAGAATTAGAGAAAAAATATCTAAATGCCTAATTTTGCCTGCATGTGTATATGTGGGGACTCATATTGAAAAACCAGGAGTGGTTACCCAAAGTGGAGGGGATGGAAAAATAATATTTGGCCAAGATCCAGAATTTCCAGACTGTTCTGTTAATTCCGTGGTTAATTTGTTTGATCATCTCAATATTAATTACGAATACCAGGAAAATGCCCTACCTGCAATTTGGGAAAAATATATGTTCATAGCATCATTTGGATTAGTTTCTGCAGCCTATAACAAAACTTTAGGAGAAATAATGGAAAATAACGAACTTAAAGATTCTGTTAAAATTATAATGGAAGAAATTGTCGCTATTGCAGAATTTGAGGGTGTAAACTTGCGTAAAACTATTATAGAAGACTCTTTGGAAAAAGGAAATAATTTCCCCTATGAAACCACTACTTCTTATCATAAGGATCTAATGAAAGGTAAAAATAATGAAGGAGATCTTTTTGGAGGGACCATTATTAGATTGGCCAATAAATATGATGTTAAAACTCCAGTTACTGAAAAAATGTACTCTAAAATTAAAAATAAATGA
- a CDS encoding class I SAM-dependent methyltransferase, translating to MNLKNNYMTKIPNQEPYWDEVAEKKEFPTPFQLKEFEKYVSQDMKILDVGCGYGRTLNELHENGFKNLRGIDFSQAMIDRGLKLHPHLNLSKHNGERLPFSDNEFDAVLLIGVLTCTADQKMQENLISEISRVLKKGGILYINDYSLNNDQRNLERYEKYENKYGIYGVFELLEGAVLRHHSPEYISNLTKDFEELIFEKTIYDTMNGNKSNGFYYMGKLKK from the coding sequence ATGAATCTAAAAAATAATTATATGACTAAGATTCCTAATCAAGAACCATACTGGGACGAAGTAGCCGAGAAAAAAGAATTCCCCACTCCTTTTCAATTAAAAGAGTTTGAAAAATACGTCTCACAAGATATGAAAATCCTGGATGTGGGCTGTGGTTATGGCCGGACATTGAATGAACTCCATGAGAATGGATTTAAGAATTTAAGGGGCATAGATTTCTCCCAGGCCATGATAGATCGTGGATTGAAATTACATCCCCACCTGAATCTTTCTAAGCATAATGGTGAAAGATTACCATTTTCTGATAATGAATTTGATGCCGTGCTCCTTATTGGAGTTTTAACCTGCACTGCAGATCAGAAAATGCAGGAAAACTTAATTTCAGAGATTTCAAGGGTTTTAAAAAAAGGCGGAATCTTATACATTAATGATTATTCCTTGAATAATGACCAGCGTAATCTGGAACGATATGAAAAATATGAAAACAAATATGGAATATATGGTGTTTTTGAACTCCTAGAAGGTGCTGTTTTAAGACATCATTCACCAGAATATATATCAAATCTAACAAAAGATTTTGAAGAATTAATATTTGAAAAAACTATTTATGATACCATGAATGGTAATAAATCAAATGGATTTTATTATATGGGTAAATTAAAAAAATAA
- a CDS encoding cysteine hydrolase family protein has protein sequence MKKALLVIDVQNEYFDGKLPIEYPENSFENIILAIDSANQKNIPVILIQHTSSDEYSFTFKKGSKEWEIHEDVLKRDHDIIIEKTLPGSFTGTQLEAYLKENNVENVAICGYMTHLCCDTTARQAMHLGFDVEFIDDATGTLDLSNYAGDINAEELHKAILIVQAMKFSDVISTEDWIRSLEL, from the coding sequence ATGAAAAAAGCTTTACTGGTAATAGATGTGCAAAATGAATATTTTGATGGTAAATTACCAATTGAATATCCAGAAAATAGTTTTGAAAACATAATACTGGCTATAGATTCAGCCAATCAAAAAAATATTCCTGTAATTCTTATTCAACACACCAGTTCTGATGAATATTCTTTTACTTTTAAAAAAGGATCCAAAGAATGGGAAATTCACGAAGATGTCCTTAAAAGAGACCATGATATTATAATTGAGAAAACTTTACCTGGAAGCTTCACCGGAACTCAATTAGAAGCATATTTAAAAGAAAATAATGTAGAAAACGTGGCCATTTGTGGATACATGACTCACCTGTGCTGCGATACCACGGCCCGACAGGCCATGCATCTGGGTTTTGATGTGGAATTTATAGATGATGCCACTGGAACTCTTGATTTATCAAATTATGCCGGAGATATTAATGCTGAGGAACTCCATAAGGCCATTTTAATTGTTCAGGCCATGAAATTCAGTGATGTAATTTCTACTGAGGATTGGATTAGGAGTTTAGAGTTGTGA
- a CDS encoding HEAT repeat domain-containing protein encodes MSKSEDKKKIGRKKRGEINKADLTPYLNFSTTQLIEMLESPEAQKRTIAATILGDKRDTNAIVLLAHALKIEKALYSRIAISEALGEMGESAVVPVADLLGQIGNNQEKELPKKYFNKKSYPLVRDMAARTLVKIGKPTTPYLIQLLESEKDIYIKQHAIDALGAIAAKTGDYSSLMPMINCFDNIAGINQEDINSDENLDKVTLWKIIRSLSAFKNSKEAVEFLIIVLNNFSDPQLQWESARSLGQIGVSSPEVLEILSKMGESDDIEIKKSAKNAMISLEKDL; translated from the coding sequence ATGTCAAAAAGTGAAGATAAAAAGAAAATAGGCCGAAAAAAGAGGGGAGAAATTAATAAAGCAGATTTGACTCCCTATCTAAATTTCTCCACCACTCAATTGATTGAAATGCTGGAAAGCCCTGAGGCCCAGAAGAGAACAATCGCGGCCACGATTTTAGGGGATAAAAGAGACACAAATGCTATCGTGTTGCTTGCTCACGCCTTAAAAATTGAAAAAGCTCTATATTCTAGAATCGCTATTTCTGAAGCTCTGGGAGAAATGGGAGAATCTGCAGTTGTCCCTGTTGCAGATTTACTGGGCCAAATAGGAAATAACCAGGAAAAAGAATTACCTAAAAAATATTTTAATAAGAAAAGTTATCCTCTGGTGCGGGACATGGCGGCCAGAACCTTAGTTAAAATTGGAAAACCCACCACACCTTATTTGATTCAATTATTAGAAAGTGAAAAAGACATTTATATCAAGCAACATGCCATTGATGCTTTAGGTGCTATTGCCGCTAAAACTGGTGATTATAGTTCTTTAATGCCAATGATTAACTGCTTTGATAATATTGCGGGAATTAATCAAGAGGATATTAATTCAGATGAAAATTTGGATAAAGTTACCTTGTGGAAAATAATCCGGTCTTTAAGTGCTTTTAAAAATTCTAAAGAAGCTGTAGAATTCTTAATTATAGTTTTAAATAATTTTTCTGATCCACAACTGCAATGGGAATCGGCCCGAAGTTTAGGTCAGATTGGTGTATCATCTCCAGAAGTCTTGGAAATCCTGAGTAAAATGGGAGAATCTGATGACATTGAGATAAAAAAATCTGCTAAAAATGCCATGATATCTTTAGAAAAAGATTTATAA
- a CDS encoding MBL fold metallo-hydrolase, which translates to MKIAEKVHALESTKGNYAYLVFDEEITVIDTGMPRQGTALLKELESFNMELSDIEHIMLTHHDIDHIGNVALLEKATGAKVWVSKEDIPYIYGEKPRPGIKRILSIFMKPKLPEKINPYPENGIINNHMEIIPSPGHTPGHVCILFEDVLFAGDLLRTSPDKIKPMMSIMNWNDSLIHESIAKIDKLSFKWICPAHGVPIKRGDLWEEFLEK; encoded by the coding sequence ATGAAAATAGCTGAAAAAGTTCATGCTTTAGAATCGACAAAAGGGAATTATGCTTATCTTGTTTTTGATGAAGAAATCACAGTAATTGATACTGGAATGCCCCGTCAGGGAACGGCCCTTTTAAAAGAATTAGAATCATTTAATATGGAATTAAGTGATATTGAACACATCATGCTAACCCATCATGATATAGACCACATTGGAAATGTGGCCTTATTAGAAAAGGCCACTGGGGCCAAAGTATGGGTCTCTAAAGAAGATATTCCTTATATCTATGGTGAAAAACCACGCCCCGGAATAAAGAGAATACTATCAATATTTATGAAGCCAAAATTACCTGAAAAGATAAATCCATACCCTGAAAATGGAATAATCAACAACCATATGGAAATTATACCATCTCCCGGACATACACCGGGCCATGTGTGTATCCTTTTTGAAGATGTACTTTTTGCTGGTGACTTGTTAAGAACATCACCAGATAAAATAAAGCCCATGATGTCCATTATGAACTGGAATGATTCCCTAATACATGAATCCATTGCAAAAATAGATAAATTATCTTTTAAATGGATATGTCCGGCCCATGGAGTTCCCATAAAACGTGGCGATCTTTGGGAAGAATTTTTGGAAAAGTAA
- a CDS encoding SGNH/GDSL hydrolase family protein, whose amino-acid sequence MKTILCFGDSNTWGYNPVTGERLGPCIRWPGVLKNELDDLYIVIEEGLNGRTTLWDDPLHGGFKNGKEYLIPCLASHKPLDLVILFLGTNDLKSRFSLTASEITNGIRVLLDLIVKSGSGIDENPPKILLVSPPLIGELSPSSRFSEEFEGSNEKSEKLGSYFKQAAEEYNCEFLDSSKVVRASDVDGIHLEADEHLKLGRAMKNKVLEIL is encoded by the coding sequence ATGAAAACGATTTTATGTTTTGGGGATTCTAATACATGGGGATATAATCCGGTAACTGGTGAACGTCTTGGTCCGTGTATACGCTGGCCTGGGGTTTTAAAAAATGAATTGGATGATCTTTACATAGTCATTGAAGAGGGATTGAATGGACGCACCACTCTTTGGGATGATCCATTACATGGGGGATTTAAAAATGGAAAAGAATATTTGATTCCATGTTTAGCCTCTCATAAACCACTGGACCTAGTTATATTATTTTTAGGGACTAATGATCTTAAATCTCGATTCTCATTAACTGCTTCTGAAATTACCAACGGAATTAGAGTTTTACTGGATTTAATTGTTAAAAGCGGTTCTGGAATAGATGAAAATCCTCCAAAAATACTTTTAGTATCTCCACCATTGATTGGTGAATTATCCCCTTCTTCCAGATTTTCAGAGGAATTTGAAGGATCTAATGAGAAATCAGAAAAATTAGGGTCTTATTTTAAACAGGCGGCTGAAGAATATAATTGTGAATTTTTAGATTCCTCTAAAGTTGTCCGGGCTAGTGATGTGGATGGTATTCATCTGGAGGCCGATGAACACCTTAAATTAGGCCGGGCTATGAAAAATAAAGTTCTGGAAATACTTTAA
- the msrB gene encoding peptide-methionine (R)-S-oxide reductase MsrB, giving the protein MSSEKSKNGNKKIPIYFFKKDKVKLVDHIQKSDGEWKSILESEAYKVARKKGTELAFTGKYHDQHEDGIYQCVCCGTDLFDSKTKFDSGTGWPSFWDAIAPENVNFITDKSLFMVRTEVLCTRCDAHLGHVFDDGPKPTFKRYCMNSASLKFVLRKEI; this is encoded by the coding sequence ATGTCTTCTGAAAAATCTAAAAATGGAAATAAAAAAATACCAATCTATTTTTTTAAAAAAGATAAGGTAAAGCTAGTAGATCATATCCAGAAAAGTGATGGAGAGTGGAAATCTATTCTTGAAAGTGAAGCATATAAAGTAGCTCGAAAGAAAGGTACTGAGCTGGCCTTCACCGGAAAATATCATGACCAACATGAAGATGGTATCTACCAGTGCGTTTGTTGTGGAACCGATTTATTTGATTCCAAGACCAAGTTCGATTCAGGGACTGGTTGGCCCAGCTTCTGGGATGCCATTGCTCCAGAAAATGTAAATTTCATCACAGATAAAAGTCTTTTCATGGTTAGGACTGAGGTTTTATGTACCCGCTGCGATGCTCATCTGGGACACGTCTTTGATGATGGTCCAAAACCTACCTTCAAGCGTTACTGCATGAATTCAGCTTCCTTAAAGTTTGTTCTTCGTAAAGAAATATAA
- a CDS encoding Nre family DNA repair protein produces MIRSKNAYLQKLTAHMKMKSIKIGQELDGSTPPSVFIGSWNYPKVYAGPMMVPMQGDTAIMDSPESWIPGEKTQEDIIGYRLSLVRGKQTVSIEDINNSFVEKLQEISLASTSIDSEATFNKRPRGLSFSEETTPHGPSALIEKFNIDAVKWDRELEKVFYDSDLRARDALTDLHNKGVPFSNVQKAFSVGAIGTGKRRKLVPTRWSITACDSTLADDLLKSVRNYEIIGTHRVYEFSSLNNYYAVILIPTEWQYEWMEAFIRVLGKEELIFSDYETNAGKKEYSRVGGCYYTCKMGVLDALNREQKQAGAIVLREAYSGYVPLGVFNVRENVKYALEQPYKEFEDLKSSLAYVGSKLKIPISKFIRKSDLLKDILQSRQTTLDAFLKK; encoded by the coding sequence ATGATTAGAAGTAAAAATGCTTATCTCCAAAAATTAACGGCCCATATGAAAATGAAATCCATTAAAATTGGCCAGGAATTAGATGGAAGTACACCACCGTCTGTTTTTATTGGAAGCTGGAATTATCCCAAAGTTTATGCCGGGCCGATGATGGTTCCCATGCAGGGAGATACTGCCATAATGGATTCTCCAGAATCATGGATTCCCGGTGAAAAGACTCAGGAAGATATAATTGGTTACCGTTTATCACTGGTGCGTGGAAAACAAACAGTGAGTATTGAGGATATTAATAATTCATTTGTTGAAAAACTACAAGAAATCTCTTTAGCATCAACATCTATTGACAGTGAAGCTACTTTCAATAAAAGACCCCGAGGATTATCTTTTAGTGAAGAAACAACTCCACATGGGCCCAGTGCACTGATAGAAAAATTTAACATAGATGCGGTTAAATGGGATCGGGAGCTGGAAAAAGTTTTTTATGACAGCGATTTAAGAGCTCGAGATGCTCTAACAGATCTACACAACAAAGGCGTTCCATTTTCTAATGTTCAAAAGGCATTTTCAGTAGGAGCCATTGGCACTGGAAAGCGAAGAAAATTGGTGCCTACTCGATGGTCTATAACTGCCTGTGATAGTACACTGGCCGATGATTTGCTTAAAAGTGTTAGAAACTATGAAATTATTGGCACCCACCGTGTTTATGAATTTTCCAGTCTGAATAATTATTATGCTGTTATTTTAATACCAACTGAGTGGCAATACGAATGGATGGAAGCATTTATCAGAGTTTTAGGTAAAGAAGAGCTTATTTTCTCTGATTATGAAACCAATGCCGGTAAAAAAGAATATTCTCGTGTGGGAGGATGCTATTACACTTGTAAAATGGGAGTGCTGGATGCCCTTAATAGAGAACAAAAACAGGCCGGGGCCATTGTATTAAGGGAAGCTTATTCCGGTTATGTGCCATTAGGCGTTTTCAATGTGAGAGAAAATGTTAAATATGCTCTGGAACAACCATATAAAGAATTTGAAGATTTGAAATCTTCTTTAGCTTATGTTGGCAGCAAATTAAAAATCCCTATAAGTAAATTCATTAGAAAAAGCGACCTTTTAAAAGATATTTTACAGTCTAGACAAACCACCTTGGATGCTTTTTTAAAGAAATAG
- a CDS encoding DegT/DnrJ/EryC1/StrS family aminotransferase, which translates to MKLIFKKPTIETQKAMSHAALNPFTGRGINPEIKSAEESVKELTGHEHVKLVNSGNSTIISTMNALKGPFILPDQGGWIGLKKIAEFLKREVYFIPTEKGIIYPDLLEEYLKQLKTNPSALFITSFAGYTAEQPVKELFEVCCENNIILVEDASGSVGDPEKRLCNGNHAHIIIASTGSPKIVNVGNGGFISTNEKRILDNSRFLLKTLKADPITAAGISTEIKKAPFNLFETMHACKILKKNIQNTFHEDKRGINVIVPSNDPKAHSRILREKINLDGRSIITTCPLYDRLMEKAVCIEIKNLDTDCLNRGNLSEIKEHIETTVFNTSNNEYAMHPKLKW; encoded by the coding sequence TTGAAACTGATCTTCAAAAAACCCACTATTGAAACTCAAAAGGCCATGAGTCATGCTGCTTTAAATCCATTTACTGGAAGAGGAATTAATCCAGAAATTAAATCCGCAGAAGAAAGTGTAAAAGAACTGACAGGGCATGAACATGTTAAATTAGTTAATAGTGGAAATTCAACCATAATATCCACCATGAATGCTCTAAAAGGCCCATTTATTCTTCCAGATCAAGGCGGATGGATTGGCTTGAAAAAAATCGCTGAATTTCTAAAAAGAGAAGTTTATTTCATCCCCACTGAAAAGGGAATAATTTACCCAGATTTGCTTGAAGAATACTTAAAACAACTAAAAACAAATCCTTCTGCCCTATTTATTACTAGTTTCGCAGGATACACCGCAGAACAACCAGTTAAAGAATTATTTGAAGTTTGTTGTGAAAATAACATCATTTTAGTGGAAGACGCTTCAGGCAGTGTAGGGGATCCTGAAAAAAGGCTCTGTAATGGTAACCATGCCCATATAATAATTGCATCTACAGGCTCTCCTAAAATTGTTAATGTAGGTAATGGAGGCTTTATTTCCACCAATGAAAAGAGAATATTGGATAATTCCCGTTTTCTATTGAAAACACTTAAGGCGGACCCTATTACTGCCGCAGGAATTTCCACAGAAATAAAGAAGGCTCCTTTTAATCTATTTGAAACTATGCATGCTTGTAAGATTCTTAAAAAGAATATTCAAAACACTTTTCATGAAGATAAAAGAGGAATTAATGTAATTGTCCCATCAAATGACCCTAAGGCCCATTCCAGAATTCTAAGAGAAAAAATAAACCTTGATGGTCGTAGTATTATAACAACTTGTCCCCTTTATGATCGTCTGATGGAAAAAGCTGTTTGTATAGAAATTAAGAATCTGGATACTGATTGTTTAAATAGAGGAAACCTTTCAGAAATTAAGGAACATATTGAAACTACAGTATTTAACACGAGTAATAATGAATATGCTATGCATCCAAAATTAAAATGGTAG
- the cgi121 gene encoding KEOPS complex subunit Cgi121 has translation MILNDNIPQIKVIGFKSEIKDVATTLKLINELNDNDSNFTVQLLDARGIAGEKHILNATIHAINAFKRKNNIAKDLGMEICLRASAQRQISRAIEILGLKVGPMDICAVLVGCNSDETDESNECSSSIDIAQRIENKLNEMFTRDDSVLKANEQVLKEIYNIENEEMEVLGSVTYTLIERTTILILDA, from the coding sequence ATGATTTTAAATGATAATATTCCTCAAATTAAGGTTATAGGATTCAAATCCGAAATTAAAGATGTAGCTACAACTTTAAAATTAATTAATGAATTAAATGATAATGATTCTAATTTTACAGTTCAACTTTTAGATGCTCGAGGTATAGCTGGTGAAAAACACATTTTAAATGCTACTATTCATGCTATCAATGCTTTTAAGAGAAAAAACAACATTGCAAAAGATTTGGGAATGGAAATATGTCTTCGTGCATCTGCTCAACGGCAAATTTCACGGGCCATAGAAATTTTAGGACTTAAAGTGGGGCCCATGGATATTTGTGCTGTTTTAGTGGGTTGCAATTCTGATGAAACTGATGAATCTAATGAATGCAGTTCTTCTATTGATATTGCACAGAGAATTGAAAATAAATTAAATGAGATGTTTACTCGGGATGATAGTGTATTAAAAGCAAATGAACAAGTTCTTAAGGAAATTTATAATATTGAAAATGAAGAAATGGAAGTTTTGGGAAGTGTCACCTACACACTCATAGAAAGAACTACCATTTTAATTTTGGATGCATAG